One genomic window of Streptomyces sp. NBC_01498 includes the following:
- a CDS encoding thymidine kinase, with amino-acid sequence MPELVFFSGTMDCGKSTLALQIEHNRSARGLLGMIFTRDDRAGEGKLSSRLGLVTDAVEAAGDFDFYAYIVDRLSQGGRCDYVIADEAQFLAPVQIDQLARIVDDLELDVFAFGITTDFRTKLFPGSQRLVELADRVEVLQVEALCWCGARATHNARSVGGVMVVEGAQVVVGDVHQSEDEIGYEVLCRRHHRRRMTAATARAATLSPDVLPVEIGGGAHRTA; translated from the coding sequence ATGCCCGAGCTGGTGTTCTTCTCCGGAACGATGGACTGCGGAAAGAGCACCCTGGCTCTTCAGATCGAGCACAACCGCTCGGCGCGCGGTCTCCTCGGCATGATCTTCACGCGCGACGACCGCGCGGGCGAGGGCAAGCTCTCCTCCCGGCTCGGCCTGGTGACCGACGCCGTCGAGGCGGCCGGGGACTTCGACTTCTACGCGTACATCGTGGACCGCCTCTCGCAGGGCGGCCGTTGCGACTACGTGATCGCCGACGAGGCGCAGTTCCTCGCCCCCGTACAGATCGACCAGCTCGCGCGGATCGTGGACGACCTCGAACTGGACGTCTTCGCCTTCGGGATCACCACCGACTTCCGCACCAAGCTCTTTCCCGGCTCGCAGCGGCTGGTGGAACTCGCCGACCGCGTCGAGGTCCTCCAGGTCGAGGCGCTGTGCTGGTGCGGGGCACGGGCCACGCACAACGCCCGTTCGGTGGGCGGGGTGATGGTGGTCGAGGGCGCCCAGGTCGTCGTGGGCGACGTGCATCAGTCCGAGGACGAGATCGGCTACGAGGTGCTGTGCCGCCGCCACCACCGGCGCCGGATGACGGCGGCCACGGCGCGGGCGGCGACGCTGTCGCCGGATGTGCTGCCGGTCGAGATCGGCGGCGGGGCGCACCGTACGGCCTGA
- a CDS encoding alkaline phosphatase family protein has product MPTPPAAWHDPEPLALDTAPVPEYGGGSLADLLPTLLAGQGVPLPSGARGASAAVIPELTPADRNCVFLIDGLGWQQIKDHPDEAPYLTSLLGSSRGGTGRPITAGFPATTATSLASVGTGLTPGAHGLPGYTVRDPATGALMNQLRWRPWTDPHVWQPYPTLFQLADAAGVHTAQVSSPTFERTPLTDIALSGGTFHGRLSGEERMDLAAAQLAAGDRSLVYTYYSEVDGKGHKFGMDSDAWRGQLMYVDRLAQRLAEQLPPRSALFVTADHGMIDIPFDEESRVDFDEDWELRAGVALLGGEGRARHVYAVPGAEADVLTVWREVLGDRFWIASRDEAVAAGWFGPPGAFEERVYGRIGDVVAAAHDDVVITASVREPRESAMVGMHGSMTPVEQLVPLLEVRS; this is encoded by the coding sequence ATGCCCACCCCGCCCGCCGCCTGGCACGATCCGGAACCGCTCGCGCTGGACACCGCGCCCGTCCCGGAGTACGGCGGCGGCTCGCTCGCCGATCTGCTGCCCACCCTCCTCGCGGGCCAGGGCGTGCCCCTCCCGTCCGGAGCGCGAGGCGCTTCGGCCGCCGTCATACCCGAACTCACCCCGGCCGACCGCAACTGCGTCTTCCTGATCGACGGCCTCGGCTGGCAGCAGATCAAGGACCACCCGGACGAGGCGCCCTATCTGACGTCGCTGCTGGGCAGTTCGCGCGGCGGCACCGGCCGGCCGATCACCGCCGGATTCCCCGCCACCACCGCGACCTCCCTCGCCTCCGTCGGTACGGGCCTGACCCCCGGCGCCCACGGTCTGCCCGGGTACACCGTCCGGGACCCCGCGACCGGCGCGCTGATGAACCAGCTCCGCTGGCGCCCGTGGACCGACCCGCACGTCTGGCAGCCGTACCCGACTCTTTTCCAACTCGCCGACGCGGCCGGGGTGCACACCGCGCAGGTGTCCTCCCCGACCTTCGAACGCACCCCGCTCACCGACATCGCCCTGAGCGGCGGCACCTTCCACGGGCGTCTCTCCGGCGAGGAGCGGATGGACCTGGCCGCCGCCCAACTGGCCGCCGGGGACCGCTCGCTCGTCTACACGTACTACAGCGAGGTCGACGGCAAGGGCCACAAGTTCGGTATGGACTCCGACGCCTGGCGCGGCCAGCTGATGTACGTGGACCGGCTCGCCCAGCGTCTGGCGGAGCAACTGCCGCCCCGTTCCGCCCTGTTCGTCACCGCCGACCACGGCATGATCGACATCCCCTTCGACGAGGAGTCGCGCGTCGACTTCGACGAGGACTGGGAGCTGCGTGCCGGCGTGGCCCTCCTGGGCGGTGAGGGACGCGCGCGGCACGTGTACGCGGTGCCGGGCGCCGAGGCGGACGTCCTCACCGTCTGGCGCGAGGTGCTGGGGGACCGGTTCTGGATCGCGAGCCGTGACGAGGCGGTGGCGGCGGGCTGGTTCGGCCCGCCCGGCGCGTTCGAGGAGCGGGTGTACGGCCGGATCGGCGACGTGGTGGCCGCGGCCCACGACGATGTGGTGATCACCGCCTCCGTCCGGGAGCCGCGCGAGTCCGCGATGGTCGGGATGCACGGGTCGATGACCCCCGTCGAACAGTTGGTCCCGCTCCTCGAAGTACGCTCGTAG
- a CDS encoding DUF5998 family protein, producing MAKTGTTTQGLRTAIERSGYYPALVAEAVEAAVGGEPIASYLVHQETTFDSNEVRRHVTVLVLTAHRFIVSHTDEQAADTSSPTPYATTSTESVKLDRISSVVVSRVVANPESYTPGTLPREVVLTIGWGAVSRIDLEPAACGDPNCDADHGYTGNSTADDLSLRVSEAGDGPDTVRQTLVFAQSLSEATAATASPTGR from the coding sequence ATGGCGAAGACCGGTACGACGACCCAGGGGCTGCGCACGGCGATCGAGCGCAGCGGCTACTACCCGGCTCTCGTGGCCGAGGCGGTGGAGGCCGCCGTCGGAGGGGAGCCGATCGCCTCGTACCTGGTGCACCAGGAGACGACGTTCGACTCCAACGAGGTCCGCCGGCACGTCACCGTCCTCGTCCTCACCGCCCACCGCTTCATCGTCAGCCACACCGACGAGCAGGCCGCCGACACCAGTTCGCCGACCCCGTACGCCACCACCTCGACCGAGTCGGTCAAGCTGGACCGGATCTCGTCCGTCGTGGTCAGCCGCGTCGTCGCCAACCCGGAGTCGTACACCCCCGGCACCCTGCCCCGCGAGGTCGTCCTGACCATCGGCTGGGGGGCCGTCTCCCGTATCGATCTTGAGCCCGCCGCCTGCGGCGACCCCAACTGCGACGCCGATCACGGCTACACCGGCAACTCCACCGCCGACGACCTGAGCCTGCGCGTCAGCGAGGCCGGTGACGGCCCCGACACCGTCCGCCAGACGCTCGTCTTCGCCCAGTCGCTCTCCGAAGCCACCGCGGCCACCGCCTCCCCGACCGGCCGCTGA
- a CDS encoding bifunctional acetate--CoA ligase family protein/GNAT family N-acetyltransferase, translating to MTTPSRHAYPAHWEADVVLRDGGTARVRPITADDAGRLVSFYEQVSDESKYYRFFAPYPRLSDKDVYRFTHHDYVDRVGLAVTVGGEFVATVRYDRIDSRGMAASAPADEAEVAFLVQDAHQGRGIASALLEHIAAVARERGIRRFAAEVLPANTKMIKVFRDAGFTQRRDFEDGAVRLVLDLEPTAESLAVQRGREQRAEARSVQRLLGPSSVAVVGAGRAAGGVGRTVLRNLLDGGYTGRTYAVNHALPAGRTEIDGVPAVRSLAEIREPVDLAIVAVPAERVPDAVTACGHHGVQGLVVLSAGYAETGPAGRERQRELVRQARSYGMRIIGPNAFGVINTSPPVRLNASLAPAPPGRGRIGLFTQSGAIGIALLAGLVRRGAGVSTFISAGNRADVSGNDLLQYWHDDPDTDVVLMYLESIGNPRKFTRLARRTGAVKPVVVAKGARHSGSAPPGHAVPLTRVPEATVSALLSQAGVIRVDTVTELVDAGLLLATQPLPAGPHVAILGNSESLGLLTYDACLTEGLRPRPPLDLTTSAGPHDFRTALATALADPGCDAVVVTAIPSVAENGSAESGDGEALAAALREAASTSPAKPVAVVHVEMGDLAEALSAATTTAPRPGRAGAPAEAPPGPAAPSGTGGPRTPTPAPAVDRREPGAISAPAAPSGQEPSDPSDPSGTDGAGAAGAAVGRIPAYPSAERAVRALSQAVVHARWRRRSAEPGRVPEYDDIDENGAAALIDRLLGAATDDPHGTSLGDDDARELLARYGIAVRPTLPAPGPDAAAEAAARLGYPVALKTTAPHLRHRADLGGVRLDLPDETRLRAAYRELTGLLGGPGELRPVVQAMAPRGVDTVVRAVIDPAAGAVLSFGLAGVASELLGDVAHRLVPVTERDATELLRSVRTAPLLFGWRGSAPVDTAALAELLLRVSRLVDDHPEIVSVALEPVVVATHGLSVLGAHVRLAPPPSRDDLGPRRLPSY from the coding sequence ATGACGACGCCGTCGCGGCACGCGTACCCCGCGCACTGGGAAGCAGACGTGGTCCTGCGGGACGGCGGCACCGCGCGCGTACGGCCCATCACCGCCGACGACGCGGGACGGCTGGTCAGCTTCTACGAACAGGTCTCCGACGAGTCGAAGTACTACCGGTTCTTCGCGCCCTACCCACGGCTCTCCGACAAGGACGTCTACCGCTTCACCCACCACGACTACGTGGACCGGGTCGGGCTCGCCGTCACCGTAGGCGGCGAGTTCGTCGCCACCGTCCGCTACGACCGCATCGACAGCCGGGGCATGGCCGCGTCGGCACCGGCCGACGAGGCGGAGGTCGCCTTCCTCGTCCAGGACGCGCACCAGGGCCGGGGGATCGCCTCCGCGCTCCTCGAACACATCGCCGCGGTGGCGCGTGAGCGCGGCATCCGGCGCTTCGCGGCGGAGGTGCTGCCCGCCAACACCAAGATGATCAAGGTGTTCCGGGACGCCGGGTTCACCCAGCGACGCGACTTCGAGGACGGGGCGGTCCGGCTGGTCCTCGATCTCGAACCCACCGCCGAGTCCCTCGCCGTCCAGCGGGGCCGCGAACAGCGCGCCGAGGCGCGCTCGGTGCAGCGGCTCCTCGGTCCGTCGTCGGTGGCTGTCGTCGGCGCCGGGCGCGCGGCGGGCGGCGTCGGCCGCACCGTCCTGCGCAACCTGCTCGACGGCGGCTACACCGGCCGTACGTACGCGGTCAACCACGCGCTGCCTGCCGGGCGCACCGAGATCGACGGCGTCCCGGCCGTCCGCTCCCTCGCGGAGATCCGCGAGCCCGTCGACCTCGCGATCGTCGCCGTCCCCGCCGAACGGGTGCCGGACGCCGTCACCGCCTGTGGCCACCACGGCGTCCAGGGCCTGGTGGTGCTGTCCGCCGGCTACGCCGAGACCGGGCCCGCCGGGCGCGAGCGGCAGCGCGAACTGGTGCGCCAGGCACGGTCGTACGGGATGCGGATCATCGGGCCCAACGCGTTCGGCGTCATCAACACCTCGCCACCGGTCCGGCTGAACGCCTCACTGGCACCCGCGCCGCCCGGCCGGGGGCGGATCGGTCTGTTCACCCAGTCGGGCGCGATCGGCATCGCCCTGCTCGCCGGGCTGGTACGGCGCGGGGCGGGCGTCTCCACCTTCATCTCGGCGGGCAACCGCGCGGACGTCTCGGGCAACGACCTGCTCCAGTACTGGCACGACGACCCGGACACCGACGTCGTGCTCATGTACCTCGAATCGATCGGCAACCCCCGCAAGTTCACCCGGCTGGCCCGGCGTACGGGAGCGGTGAAGCCGGTCGTCGTCGCGAAGGGCGCCCGGCACAGCGGCAGCGCGCCGCCGGGGCACGCGGTGCCGCTCACCCGGGTCCCGGAGGCGACGGTCTCCGCGCTGCTCAGCCAGGCGGGCGTGATCCGCGTGGACACCGTCACCGAACTGGTCGACGCGGGCCTCCTCCTCGCGACCCAGCCCCTGCCCGCCGGGCCGCACGTCGCGATCCTCGGCAACTCCGAGTCGCTCGGACTCCTCACGTACGACGCCTGCCTGACGGAGGGCCTGCGCCCGCGGCCACCCCTGGACCTGACGACCTCGGCCGGCCCGCACGACTTCCGCACGGCACTGGCGACCGCGCTGGCGGACCCGGGCTGCGACGCGGTCGTCGTCACCGCGATCCCCTCGGTCGCCGAGAACGGCTCGGCCGAGTCGGGCGACGGCGAGGCCCTGGCGGCGGCCCTGCGCGAGGCGGCGTCGACGTCCCCGGCGAAACCGGTGGCCGTGGTCCACGTGGAGATGGGCGACCTGGCGGAGGCACTCTCGGCGGCGACCACGACGGCCCCCCGACCGGGCCGGGCCGGCGCCCCCGCCGAGGCCCCACCGGGTCCCGCCGCCCCCTCCGGGACCGGCGGCCCACGCACCCCCACCCCCGCCCCCGCCGTCGACCGCCGGGAGCCCGGAGCGATCTCCGCCCCCGCCGCCCCCTCCGGCCAGGAGCCCTCCGACCCCTCCGACCCCTCCGGGACCGACGGTGCCGGGGCCGCCGGGGCCGCCGTCGGGCGGATTCCCGCCTATCCCTCCGCCGAGCGTGCCGTGCGTGCGCTCAGTCAGGCCGTCGTCCACGCGCGGTGGCGTCGGCGGAGTGCCGAGCCCGGGCGGGTCCCCGAGTACGACGACATCGACGAGAACGGGGCCGCCGCGCTCATCGACCGGCTGCTCGGCGCGGCCACCGACGATCCGCACGGCACCAGCCTCGGCGACGACGACGCCCGGGAACTGCTCGCGCGGTACGGGATCGCCGTACGGCCCACGCTGCCCGCACCCGGACCGGACGCCGCCGCCGAGGCCGCCGCGCGCCTCGGCTACCCCGTCGCGCTCAAGACCACCGCGCCGCATCTGCGCCACCGGGCCGACCTCGGCGGCGTACGGCTCGACCTCCCCGACGAGACCCGGCTGCGGGCGGCGTACCGCGAACTGACCGGGCTGCTCGGCGGACCCGGCGAACTGCGCCCCGTCGTCCAGGCGATGGCACCGCGCGGCGTGGACACCGTCGTACGCGCCGTCATCGACCCGGCCGCCGGTGCCGTGCTCTCGTTCGGGCTGGCGGGCGTCGCCTCCGAGCTGCTCGGCGATGTCGCGCACCGGCTCGTTCCGGTCACCGAACGTGACGCCACCGAACTGCTCCGGTCCGTCCGGACCGCGCCCCTCCTCTTCGGCTGGCGCGGTTCGGCGCCCGTCGACACCGCCGCCCTCGCAGAGCTGCTGCTCCGGGTGTCCCGGCTCGTGGACGACCACCCGGAGATCGTCTCCGTCGCGCTCGAACCGGTCGTCGTCGCCACCCACGGCCTCTCCGTGCTGGGCGCCCACGTCCGGCTGGCCCCGCCCCCGTCCCGCGACGACCTCGGTCCCCGGCGGCTGCCCAGCTACTGA
- a CDS encoding HPr family phosphocarrier protein — protein MAERRVLVGWAEGLHARPASIFVRATTASGVPVTIAKADGSPVNAASMLAVLGLGAQGGDEIVLFSDAEGAEAALDRLAKLVAEGLDELPETV, from the coding sequence ATGGCTGAGCGCCGCGTCCTTGTCGGCTGGGCCGAGGGCCTGCACGCCCGTCCCGCCTCCATCTTCGTCCGCGCCACCACGGCGTCCGGCGTTCCGGTGACGATCGCCAAGGCCGACGGCAGCCCGGTCAACGCGGCGTCGATGCTGGCCGTGCTGGGGCTGGGCGCGCAGGGCGGCGACGAGATCGTGCTGTTCTCCGACGCGGAGGGCGCCGAGGCGGCGCTGGACCGGCTGGCGAAGCTGGTGGCCGAGGGACTGGACGAGCTGCCCGAGACCGTCTGA
- a CDS encoding M23 family metallopeptidase gives MAFTRATGKHRARSRMTRRSANLAGVAGLTAAGVIGTLGSPALAAEAHTADPAHAAPTAHAQDVTEPAPVTPVRAIVIDHSLAATIDAQADAQYVAARAAAERKARAEAKRKAEVRAKEIRRAKERAARAAERRRLTAYQLPVGGSSTSTGYRTGGGLWSSGSHSGVDFHAASGTSVVSVGAGTVVEAGWAGAYGNNVVIRMNDGTYTQYAHLSSVGVSAGQSVAPGSRIGLSGSTGNSTGPHLHFEARSSAEYGSDIDPVAYLRGHGVNV, from the coding sequence ATGGCGTTTACTCGTGCCACCGGGAAGCATCGTGCCCGGAGCCGGATGACCCGCCGCAGCGCCAACCTCGCCGGAGTCGCCGGCCTCACGGCCGCCGGAGTCATCGGCACTCTCGGATCGCCGGCACTCGCCGCCGAAGCCCACACGGCCGACCCGGCCCACGCCGCCCCCACGGCCCACGCCCAGGACGTCACCGAGCCCGCCCCGGTCACCCCGGTCCGCGCCATCGTCATCGACCACTCGCTCGCCGCGACGATCGACGCCCAGGCCGACGCCCAGTACGTGGCCGCCCGAGCGGCGGCGGAGCGGAAGGCGCGCGCCGAGGCGAAGCGCAAGGCCGAGGTCCGTGCCAAGGAGATCCGCCGGGCGAAGGAGCGCGCCGCCCGCGCCGCCGAGCGCAGGCGCCTCACCGCGTACCAACTCCCGGTCGGCGGCTCATCGACGAGCACCGGTTACCGGACCGGCGGCGGGCTCTGGTCCTCCGGCAGCCACTCGGGCGTCGACTTCCACGCCGCGTCCGGTACTTCGGTCGTCTCCGTCGGCGCGGGCACGGTCGTCGAGGCGGGCTGGGCCGGCGCGTACGGCAACAACGTCGTGATCCGGATGAACGACGGCACCTACACCCAGTACGCGCACCTCTCCTCGGTCGGCGTCTCCGCCGGGCAGAGCGTCGCGCCGGGCAGCCGGATCGGTCTCTCCGGCTCCACCGGCAACTCCACCGGCCCGCATCTGCACTTCGAGGCGCGGTCGAGCGCGGAGTACGGCTCCGACATCGACCCGGTCGCCTACCTGCGCGGCCACGGCGTGAACGTCTGA
- a CDS encoding M16 family metallopeptidase encodes MEFHPQPTAGEARPWAFPAPERGALPNGLTVLRCHRPGQQVVAVEISLAAPLEAEPEGLDGVATIMARALSEGTDKHTAEEFAAELERCGATLDAHADHPGIRVSLEVPVSRLPKALGLLADALRAPLFSESEVGRLVTNRLDEIPHEQANPARRAAKQLSKELFPATSRMSRPRQGTEETVGRIDAKGVRAFYDAHVRPATATAVIVGDLTGVDVDALLAGTLGDWTGDTSEPRPVPPVTADDTGRVVIVDRPGAVQTQLLIGRVGADRHDRVWPAQVLGTYCLGGTLTSRLDRVLREEKGYTYGVRAFAQVLRSDPNGTGASMLAISGSVDTESTGPALDDLWKVLRTLAAEGLTDAERETAVQNLVGVAPLKYETAASVADTLADQVEQHLPDDFQAQLYARLADAGTVEATAAVVSAFPGDRLVTVLVGDASVIREPIGALGIGEVKVVTG; translated from the coding sequence ATGGAGTTCCACCCGCAGCCGACCGCCGGGGAGGCCAGGCCCTGGGCGTTCCCGGCGCCCGAGCGCGGCGCGCTGCCCAACGGTCTGACCGTGCTGCGCTGCCACCGCCCCGGCCAGCAGGTGGTGGCCGTCGAGATCTCCCTCGCCGCGCCGCTGGAGGCCGAGCCCGAGGGCCTGGACGGCGTCGCCACGATCATGGCCCGCGCGCTGTCCGAGGGCACCGACAAGCACACCGCCGAGGAGTTCGCCGCCGAACTGGAGCGCTGCGGCGCCACCCTCGACGCGCACGCCGACCACCCCGGCATCCGGGTCTCCCTGGAGGTCCCGGTCTCCCGGCTGCCCAAGGCGCTCGGTCTGCTCGCCGACGCCCTGCGCGCGCCGCTCTTCTCGGAGAGCGAGGTCGGCCGGCTCGTCACCAACCGGCTCGACGAGATCCCGCACGAGCAGGCCAACCCGGCCCGCCGCGCCGCCAAGCAGCTCTCCAAGGAGCTGTTCCCGGCCACCTCGCGCATGTCGCGCCCGCGCCAGGGCACCGAGGAGACCGTCGGCCGGATCGACGCCAAGGGCGTCCGCGCCTTCTACGACGCGCACGTACGCCCCGCCACCGCCACGGCGGTCATCGTCGGCGACCTCACCGGCGTCGACGTGGACGCGCTGCTCGCCGGCACCCTCGGCGACTGGACGGGCGACACCTCCGAGCCCCGCCCCGTACCGCCGGTGACCGCCGACGACACCGGCCGCGTGGTGATCGTGGACCGCCCCGGAGCCGTCCAGACCCAGCTCCTCATCGGCCGGGTCGGCGCCGACCGGCACGACCGCGTGTGGCCGGCCCAGGTGCTCGGCACGTACTGCCTGGGCGGCACGCTCACCTCCCGGCTCGACCGGGTGCTGCGCGAGGAGAAGGGCTACACCTACGGCGTGCGCGCCTTCGCACAGGTGCTGCGCTCCGACCCGAACGGCACGGGCGCCTCCATGCTGGCCATCAGCGGTTCGGTGGACACCGAGTCGACCGGGCCCGCGCTGGACGACCTGTGGAAGGTCCTGCGGACGCTAGCCGCCGAGGGGCTGACGGACGCCGAGCGGGAGACGGCCGTACAGAATCTGGTCGGTGTCGCCCCGCTGAAGTACGAGACGGCGGCCTCGGTCGCCGACACGCTCGCCGACCAGGTCGAGCAGCACCTCCCGGACGACTTCCAGGCCCAGCTGTACGCCCGGCTGGCCGACGCCGGCACGGTGGAGGCGACGGCCGCCGTCGTCAGTGCCTTCCCCGGTGACCGGCTGGTCACGGTGCTCGTCGGGGACGCCTCGGTGATCCGGGAGCCGATCGGGGCCCTGGGCATCGGCGAGGTGAAGGTCGTCACCGGCTGA
- a CDS encoding M16 family metallopeptidase, which translates to MPMGHTATAQAGSGGLTATEHRLANGLRVVLSEDHLTPVAAVCLWYDVGSRHEVKGRTGLAHLFEHLMFQGSKQVKGNGHFELVQGAGGSLNGTTSFERTNYFETMPTHQLELALWLEADRMGSLLSSLDDEGMENQRDVVKNERRQRYDNVPYGTAFERLTALSYPEGHPYHHTPIGSMADLDAATLEDARQFFRTYYAPNNAVLSVVGDIDPGQTLAWIEKYFGSIPGHDGKQPPRDGSLPGVIGEELREEIHEDVPARALMAAYRLPQDGTREADAADLALTVLGGGESSRLHNRLVRRDRSAVTAGFGLLRLAGAPSLGWLDVKTSGGVEVPQIEAAVDEELARFAAEGPTAEEMERAQAQLEREWLDRLGTVAGRADELCRFAVLFGDPQLALTAVGRVLDVTAEEVRAVAEARLRPDNRAVLVYEPTTAEDDAASDETTDEHEGADQ; encoded by the coding sequence ATGCCCATGGGTCACACGGCCACAGCGCAGGCCGGTTCCGGCGGCCTCACAGCGACCGAGCACCGGCTCGCCAACGGACTGCGCGTGGTGCTCTCCGAGGACCACCTGACCCCGGTCGCCGCGGTCTGCCTCTGGTACGACGTCGGCTCACGCCACGAGGTCAAGGGCCGTACGGGCCTGGCCCACCTCTTCGAGCACCTGATGTTCCAGGGCTCGAAGCAGGTCAAGGGCAACGGTCACTTCGAGCTGGTGCAGGGCGCCGGCGGCTCGCTCAACGGCACCACCAGTTTCGAGCGCACCAACTACTTCGAGACCATGCCCACCCACCAGTTGGAGCTCGCGCTCTGGCTGGAGGCCGACCGCATGGGCTCCCTGCTCTCCTCCCTGGACGACGAGGGGATGGAGAACCAGCGCGACGTCGTGAAGAACGAACGCCGCCAGCGGTACGACAACGTGCCCTACGGCACCGCCTTCGAGCGCCTCACCGCCCTCTCCTACCCCGAGGGCCACCCCTACCACCACACCCCGATCGGCTCGATGGCCGACCTGGACGCCGCGACCCTCGAAGACGCGCGCCAGTTCTTCCGTACGTACTACGCGCCGAACAACGCCGTGCTGTCCGTCGTCGGCGACATCGACCCCGGGCAGACGCTCGCCTGGATCGAGAAGTACTTCGGCTCGATCCCCGGACACGACGGCAAGCAGCCGCCGCGCGACGGCTCCCTGCCCGGCGTCATCGGCGAGGAACTGCGCGAGGAGATCCACGAGGACGTCCCCGCGCGCGCCCTGATGGCCGCCTACCGGCTGCCGCAGGACGGCACCCGCGAGGCCGACGCCGCCGACCTGGCGCTCACCGTCCTCGGCGGCGGCGAGTCCTCCCGCCTCCACAACCGGCTGGTGCGCCGCGACCGTTCGGCCGTCACCGCCGGATTCGGCCTGCTGCGCCTGGCCGGCGCGCCCTCGCTCGGCTGGCTGGACGTCAAGACGTCCGGCGGCGTGGAGGTGCCGCAGATCGAGGCCGCCGTCGACGAGGAGCTGGCCCGGTTCGCGGCCGAAGGCCCCACGGCCGAGGAAATGGAGCGCGCGCAGGCCCAGTTGGAGCGCGAATGGCTCGACCGGCTCGGCACGGTCGCGGGCCGCGCCGACGAACTGTGCCGGTTCGCGGTGCTGTTCGGCGACCCGCAGTTGGCGCTGACCGCCGTCGGACGGGTGCTGGACGTCACGGCCGAGGAGGTACGCGCGGTGGCCGAGGCCCGACTGCGCCCCGACAACCGGGCGGTGCTGGTCTACGAGCCGACGACCGCCGAGGACGACGCCGCCTCCGACGAGACCACCGACGAGCACGAGGGGGCGGACCAGTGA